Within the Pseudomonadota bacterium genome, the region CTCCATAGCGCTGTGGCCAGCATCAGGTGTAATAATTAGTTTTGACTCAGGCCATGCTTTATGGAGTTCATAAGCTTGAGAAATTGGGCAAACCACGTCGTAACGGCCATGCACAATGGTGCATGGGATGTGACGTACTTTATCAATGTAGTGAATCAGTTGATTATTTGTGAGGAAGGCATCGTTCACAAAATAGTGCGCTTCAATACGGGCAAATGGCAGAACAAATTTCGGGTCTACGCCTTTTTCAATCAGTTCCTTGCTTGGAAGCAGTTTACTTGTGGCCATTTCCCATGTGGTCCAGTGCTTTGCTGCTTCAAGACGTACGTTTTCATCATCGCTTGTCAGGCGCTTGTAGTAGGCGTACACAAGGTCATGGCGCTCTTCTACTGGAATGTGGTGGCTGTATGTTTCAAACGCATCAGGGAAGATGTGTGATGCGCCTTCTTGGTAGAACCACTTAATGTCTTGTTCTCTGCATAGGAAGATACCGCGCAGAACCATAGCGCTTACGTGCTTTGGGAATGATTGTGCGTAAGCAAGACTGAGTGTACTACCCCAGCTACCACCAAAGAGGTGCCATCTGTTAATGCCAAGGTGAATGCGGATTTGCTCAATATCATCAATCAGGTGATCTGTGGTGTTATCTTCAAGAGAAGCAAATGGCGTACTTTTCCCACAGCCGCGCTGGTCAAACAGAATAATACGGTATTTATCAGGGTTAAAGAAACGTCGGTAAAGAGGGTCTGTACCACCACCAGGTCCACCATGAATAAACAGCACAGGAATTCCTTCTGGGTTACCTGATTCTTCCACGTAGAGTGAGTGCACATCGCTCACCTGTAGCATGTGGGATTCAAAGGGTTCAATTTCTGGG harbors:
- the pip gene encoding prolyl aminopeptidase — encoded protein: MSEQHLYPEIEPFESHMLQVSDVHSLYVEESGNPEGIPVLFIHGGPGGGTDPLYRRFFNPDKYRIILFDQRGCGKSTPFASLEDNTTDHLIDDIEQIRIHLGINRWHLFGGSWGSTLSLAYAQSFPKHVSAMVLRGIFLCREQDIKWFYQEGASHIFPDAFETYSHHIPVEERHDLVYAYYKRLTSDDENVRLEAAKHWTTWEMATSKLLPSKELIEKGVDPKFVLPFARIEAHYFVNDAFLTNNQLIHYIDKVRHIPCTIVHGRYDVVCPISQAYELHKAWPESKLIITPDAGHSAMENGTAKSLVEAADAFSHIEA